The Natronomonas salsuginis genome includes a region encoding these proteins:
- a CDS encoding DUF3209 family protein: MTCHEIEALRLGLMNSLGVGDDATKKHARDELGDDPTPHIEALATAETLAACKRHLDTAVVELESEVAATDADAPDFDYLRGRLVAVRDAEAALDRLLDHGEGILDDLGETHHGLHEIFPADG; this comes from the coding sequence ATGACCTGCCACGAAATCGAAGCGCTGCGACTCGGACTGATGAACAGCCTCGGCGTCGGCGACGACGCCACGAAGAAACACGCCCGCGACGAACTGGGGGACGACCCCACCCCCCACATCGAGGCGCTCGCGACGGCGGAGACGCTCGCCGCGTGCAAGCGCCACCTCGACACCGCCGTCGTCGAACTCGAATCCGAGGTCGCCGCCACCGACGCCGACGCACCCGACTTCGATTATCTCCGGGGGCGACTGGTCGCGGTTCGCGACGCCGAGGCGGCGCTCGACCGCCTCCTCGACCACGGCGAGGGGATCCTTGACGACCTCGGCGAGACCCACCACGGGCTCCACGAGATCTTCCCCGCCGATGGATGA
- a CDS encoding ferredoxin, which produces MSYEITVDLTTCDGIFACLVRDGRFEEADDGLVTLPDGRREDGELRVTFDDDRLGEARDAAAACPLDAIDVREVTES; this is translated from the coding sequence ATGTCCTACGAGATCACGGTCGATCTAACGACCTGCGACGGGATCTTCGCCTGTCTCGTCCGCGACGGGCGCTTCGAGGAGGCCGACGACGGGCTGGTGACGCTGCCGGACGGTCGCCGCGAGGACGGCGAGCTGCGCGTGACGTTCGACGACGACCGCCTCGGCGAGGCGCGCGACGCCGCCGCGGCGTGTCCGCTCGACGCGATCGACGTTCGGGAGGTGACGGAATCGTGA
- a CDS encoding CbtB domain-containing protein, which translates to MNANETVGDRLELARHGLTPTQIATGLALGAAIVFLLLFVQEPLAHDSMHNFRHAAGITCH; encoded by the coding sequence ATGAACGCGAACGAAACCGTCGGGGATCGACTCGAACTCGCCCGACACGGACTGACGCCGACGCAGATCGCCACCGGCCTCGCGCTCGGGGCCGCCATCGTCTTCTTGCTCCTGTTCGTACAGGAGCCGCTCGCCCACGACTCGATGCACAACTTCCGGCACGCCGCCGGCATCACCTGCCACTGA
- a CDS encoding VWA domain-containing protein: protein MVFDFADDKSVSTPFGAVVGQERLKEALLCVATDDGLDGLLVTGEKGTAKSTLVRGLADLLSEQRAVADCPYGCPPADRQRQCDECRERATVPVETRAVPLVTLPLGATRERVVGTLSVSDALAGEATFDPGLLARANRGILYVDEVNLLDDHLVDALLDAAASGTNRVERDGVSRTHPAEFTLVGTMNPEEGDLRPQLRDRFALSVDVEGERDVEDRVAIIDGDLGDAEPDDDTEAHRERLRRARNLLDAVELTDAHKREIAELCLEAGVDGHRADIATARAARTLAALEGRPTVTDGDVRRAASFALGHRMRSTPFEDAPDAEAVIDDHFGEPDSGDGSETGTDDGGEGPTDAEGSDTETGPDDEQDRAREEREGGGSADESAETSNGDEGRKTDTTDSEPAPTPEAGSGSDPAEADDGASEADDAEPATPLVPGQSRQPIDGATAPDLETPSVGDGSDGGRAKSKRSTRNGGVRVRTEPADPSGSVDAAASVRAAAARGRDRVETRDLRRSVRSGSGEALVVFAVDASASMRPAMAAAKGVVLELLEGSYTERDSVAVVAFAGEDAEVLLPPTDSVALAARHLKTLPTGDRTPLPAGLRTTARVIDRAEPDSAVAVVVSDGRANAGANPTAETRDAAAALASTGARVVCVEAGEGRGLLADVANAADGSVVPLEALTAERVERELGGSQ, encoded by the coding sequence ATTGTGTTTGATTTCGCCGACGACAAAAGCGTTTCCACGCCGTTCGGCGCGGTCGTCGGACAGGAGCGGCTGAAGGAGGCGCTCCTGTGCGTCGCGACCGACGACGGCCTCGACGGGCTGCTCGTGACCGGCGAGAAGGGGACCGCCAAGTCGACGCTCGTCCGGGGGCTCGCCGATCTGCTCTCAGAACAGCGCGCGGTGGCCGACTGCCCGTACGGGTGCCCGCCGGCCGATCGCCAGCGGCAGTGCGACGAGTGCCGCGAGCGGGCGACGGTCCCCGTGGAGACGCGGGCTGTCCCGCTCGTGACGCTTCCCCTCGGGGCGACCCGGGAACGCGTCGTCGGCACGCTCTCGGTGTCGGACGCGCTCGCGGGCGAAGCGACGTTCGACCCCGGGCTGCTCGCGCGGGCGAACCGGGGGATCCTCTACGTCGACGAGGTGAACTTGCTCGACGACCACCTCGTCGACGCGCTGCTCGACGCGGCCGCCTCGGGAACCAACCGCGTCGAGCGCGACGGCGTCAGCCGTACCCATCCCGCCGAGTTCACGCTCGTCGGAACGATGAACCCCGAGGAGGGCGACCTCCGCCCCCAACTGCGGGACCGTTTCGCGCTCTCGGTCGACGTCGAGGGCGAGCGCGATGTCGAGGATCGCGTCGCCATCATCGACGGCGATCTCGGCGACGCCGAACCGGACGACGACACCGAGGCGCACCGAGAGCGGCTGCGACGCGCGCGCAACCTGCTCGACGCCGTCGAACTGACCGACGCGCACAAACGCGAGATCGCCGAGCTCTGCCTCGAAGCAGGCGTCGACGGCCACCGCGCCGACATTGCGACCGCGAGGGCGGCCCGCACGCTCGCTGCGCTCGAGGGGCGGCCGACCGTCACCGACGGCGACGTTCGGCGGGCGGCCTCGTTCGCGCTCGGTCACCGGATGCGCTCGACGCCGTTCGAGGACGCCCCCGACGCCGAGGCCGTGATCGACGACCACTTCGGGGAGCCGGACTCCGGAGACGGGTCGGAAACCGGGACGGACGACGGCGGCGAGGGGCCGACCGACGCGGAGGGTTCGGACACTGAAACTGGCCCGGACGACGAGCAGGATCGAGCGCGAGAAGAACGCGAGGGGGGCGGATCGGCGGACGAATCGGCCGAAACGTCGAATGGGGACGAAGGTCGGAAGACGGATACGACGGACAGCGAGCCAGCACCGACACCGGAAGCGGGGAGCGGGAGCGACCCCGCCGAGGCGGACGACGGAGCGTCCGAGGCTGACGATGCCGAACCGGCAACCCCCCTCGTTCCGGGGCAATCGAGGCAGCCGATCGACGGCGCGACCGCACCGGACCTCGAGACGCCATCGGTCGGAGACGGAAGCGATGGCGGGCGGGCGAAATCGAAGCGCTCCACCCGAAACGGCGGCGTTCGCGTCCGGACCGAACCGGCCGACCCGAGCGGGAGCGTCGACGCTGCCGCCTCGGTTCGCGCCGCCGCAGCCCGGGGGCGCGACCGCGTCGAGACCCGCGACCTCCGGCGGTCGGTTCGGTCCGGATCCGGGGAGGCGCTCGTCGTCTTCGCCGTCGACGCCTCGGCGTCGATGCGCCCCGCGATGGCGGCGGCGAAGGGCGTCGTCCTCGAGCTGCTGGAGGGGTCTTACACCGAGCGCGACAGCGTCGCGGTCGTCGCCTTCGCCGGGGAGGACGCGGAGGTGCTGTTGCCGCCGACCGACTCCGTCGCGCTCGCGGCGCGCCATCTCAAGACGCTACCGACGGGCGATCGGACGCCCCTCCCGGCGGGCCTGCGGACGACCGCGCGGGTGATCGACCGCGCCGAACCCGACTCGGCCGTCGCCGTGGTGGTCTCGGACGGCCGCGCCAACGCCGGGGCGAACCCGACCGCGGAGACACGCGACGCCGCCGCCGCGCTCGCCTCGACCGGCGCTCGGGTCGTCTGCGTCGAGGCCGGGGAGGGACGCGGCCTCCTCGCCGACGTCGCGAACGCGGCGGACGGATCGGTCGTCCCACTGGAGGCGCTGACTGCCGAGCGCGTCGAGCGCGAACTCGGCGGGTCGCAGTAG
- the cobJ gene encoding precorrin-3B C(17)-methyltransferase has protein sequence MSTDDTTTTETEVSTSNCGGATAADAETETERKCGASSDSNGSKSSCGASTDDEPEVGSTADDFDADPGKLITVGLGPGKPEGMTARAKAALADAEHIVGYRTYVDLLPDEITEDAEDIYSTPMCGEVSRTEEAIDRTLAGNDVAIIGSGDPNVYALSGLALEILESKGGSADAVDFEVVPGVPAAQSCGARLGAPLVNDTVSVSLSDHLTPMAEIESRLHAVAPEGFTIAIYNPWSRKRRENFQTCCEILSEHRDPDTPVGVVHGASRDDEATMITDLETLPELGEEEIVDMTTTIIVGNEDTYVFEDRMVTPRGYETKYDY, from the coding sequence ATGAGCACCGACGACACCACCACGACGGAGACCGAGGTATCGACATCCAACTGCGGCGGCGCGACGGCGGCCGACGCAGAGACCGAGACGGAGCGCAAATGTGGCGCATCCTCCGACTCGAACGGTTCGAAGTCGTCTTGCGGCGCGTCGACAGACGACGAACCCGAGGTCGGCTCGACGGCCGACGACTTCGACGCCGACCCGGGCAAACTGATCACCGTCGGCCTCGGCCCCGGCAAGCCGGAAGGGATGACAGCCCGCGCGAAGGCCGCCCTCGCCGACGCCGAGCACATCGTCGGCTATCGGACCTACGTTGACCTGCTGCCCGACGAGATCACGGAGGACGCCGAGGACATCTACTCGACGCCGATGTGCGGCGAGGTCTCCCGGACCGAGGAGGCGATCGACCGGACGCTCGCCGGCAACGACGTGGCGATCATCGGCTCGGGTGACCCCAACGTGTACGCGCTGTCGGGGCTGGCGCTCGAGATCCTCGAATCGAAGGGCGGGTCGGCCGACGCGGTCGACTTCGAGGTCGTCCCCGGCGTCCCCGCGGCCCAATCCTGCGGGGCGCGGCTCGGCGCGCCGCTGGTCAACGACACCGTCTCGGTGTCGCTGTCGGATCACCTCACACCGATGGCGGAGATCGAATCGCGGCTCCACGCCGTCGCGCCCGAGGGGTTCACCATCGCGATCTACAACCCCTGGAGCCGAAAGCGCCGGGAGAACTTCCAGACCTGCTGTGAGATCCTGTCGGAGCACCGCGACCCCGACACGCCCGTCGGGGTCGTCCACGGCGCGTCCCGCGATGACGAGGCGACGATGATCACCGACCTCGAAACGCTGCCGGAACTGGGCGAGGAGGAGATCGTCGACATGACGACGACGATCATCGTCGGCAACGAGGACACCTACGTCTTCGAGGATCGGATGGTGACTCCCCGTGGCTACGAGACGAAGTACGACTACTGA
- a CDS encoding CbiX/SirB N-terminal domain-containing protein: protein MLDDEAIVLAGHGSRRERSNEQVRELAVGLEARLGLPADAGFIELAEPSIEEAIASLAPAVSDVTVIPLSLFAASHVKADVPLVVNEARAEHDLAIHSGRHLGVHPSIVELLDDRAAAVEADLGVDRADDDVVAVVCARGSSDPDSNGDVHKLARLLYEGRDFLDVEAAFIGVTEPLLEDALHTVSKRRPDAVVVVPYMLGDGVLTDRIRERTAEFDADYPYAVAGCGEPLGTDDRLLEVLADRFEEARTGDVSMSCDTCKYKVDLEGFEGEAGGARAMLRAMTHRAAHEDRSDIDAEPHVHDAPDKHVSVCTNRTCAGQGATELLERLRQAANRRDVDVTITRSSCLDRCGEGPNVAVYPDGVWYGGVAPDEADSLAASLAEDRIVSRLVDQTL from the coding sequence ATGTTGGACGACGAGGCGATCGTGCTGGCGGGGCACGGCTCCCGCAGGGAGCGCTCGAACGAACAGGTTCGCGAGCTGGCGGTTGGGCTCGAAGCCCGCCTCGGCCTCCCGGCCGACGCCGGGTTCATCGAACTCGCCGAGCCGTCGATCGAGGAGGCGATCGCCTCGCTCGCGCCCGCCGTCTCGGACGTGACGGTGATCCCGCTGTCGCTGTTCGCCGCCAGCCACGTCAAGGCCGACGTGCCGCTCGTCGTCAACGAGGCGCGCGCGGAGCACGACCTCGCGATCCACAGCGGCCGCCACCTTGGCGTCCACCCGTCGATCGTCGAACTGCTCGACGACCGCGCGGCCGCGGTCGAGGCCGACCTCGGCGTCGACAGAGCCGACGACGACGTGGTGGCGGTCGTCTGCGCCCGCGGCTCCTCGGACCCCGACTCCAACGGTGACGTCCACAAACTCGCGCGGCTGCTGTACGAGGGGCGCGACTTCCTCGACGTCGAGGCCGCGTTCATCGGCGTGACCGAACCCCTCCTCGAAGACGCGCTGCACACCGTCTCGAAGCGCCGCCCCGACGCGGTCGTCGTCGTCCCGTACATGCTCGGCGACGGGGTGTTGACCGACCGGATCCGCGAGCGAACCGCCGAGTTCGACGCGGACTACCCCTACGCCGTCGCCGGCTGCGGCGAGCCGCTCGGCACCGACGACCGGCTCCTCGAGGTGCTCGCCGATCGGTTCGAAGAGGCCCGAACCGGCGACGTGTCGATGTCTTGTGACACCTGCAAGTACAAGGTCGACCTCGAGGGGTTTGAGGGCGAGGCGGGCGGCGCGCGGGCCATGCTGCGCGCGATGACGCACCGGGCGGCCCACGAGGACCGCTCGGACATCGACGCGGAGCCGCACGTCCACGACGCGCCCGACAAACACGTCTCCGTCTGCACGAACCGGACCTGCGCCGGACAGGGGGCGACGGAGCTGTTAGAGCGGCTCCGACAGGCCGCGAACCGCCGCGACGTCGACGTGACGATCACCCGCTCGTCGTGTCTCGACCGCTGCGGAGAGGGGCCGAACGTCGCGGTCTACCCCGACGGCGTCTGGTACGGCGGCGTCGCTCCCGACGAGGCCGACTCGCTGGCGGCCTCGCTGGCCGAGGACCGAATCGTCTCCCGACTGGTCGATCAAACGCTGTAA
- a CDS encoding cobalamin biosynthesis protein: MDASGKTASHELDAPTDLLDAHPETAYFSGRAVGDGEVTAESVTVRTNDEIAAERLAAVAGADSVNHRSTEREYAHDTSITRSEDTYTVRIHGPVGDRAAAALGLPFEGQPDGYRLDALAEYDRQLLRGLLEGCGTVCFKSSSGTVGISFVADDRKLLERIAGLLDSADVDAPYGEISETSSGGHWFGLDDEAAPDVGAWLYRDCAETGLFAPTRRRKLRRSIEEADAY; the protein is encoded by the coding sequence ATGGATGCGAGCGGTAAAACCGCGAGCCACGAACTCGACGCGCCGACCGACCTGCTCGACGCCCACCCTGAGACGGCGTACTTTTCGGGGCGCGCCGTCGGCGACGGCGAGGTGACCGCCGAGAGCGTCACGGTCCGGACGAACGACGAGATCGCCGCCGAACGGTTGGCGGCGGTAGCTGGGGCCGATTCGGTCAACCACCGGAGCACCGAACGCGAGTACGCCCACGACACGTCGATCACCCGCAGCGAGGACACCTACACGGTCCGGATTCACGGCCCCGTCGGCGACCGGGCCGCGGCCGCGCTCGGTTTGCCGTTCGAGGGCCAGCCGGACGGCTACCGGCTCGACGCGCTCGCCGAGTACGACAGACAGCTCCTGCGCGGACTCCTCGAAGGCTGCGGCACCGTCTGTTTCAAATCGTCGTCGGGAACGGTCGGGATCTCCTTCGTCGCCGACGACCGCAAACTGCTCGAACGGATCGCCGGCCTGCTCGATTCGGCCGACGTGGACGCCCCGTACGGCGAGATCTCCGAGACCTCCTCGGGTGGTCACTGGTTCGGGCTCGACGACGAGGCGGCTCCGGACGTCGGCGCGTGGCTGTATCGCGACTGCGCGGAGACCGGGCTGTTCGCGCCGACTCGTCGCCGCAAGCTGCGACGGAGCATCGAGGAGGCCGACGCGTACTAA
- a CDS encoding outer membrane protein assembly factor BamB family protein, which yields MDDAVPAPERRVDLGDLDPCGSRQAGRRSGLALIDGGPVVGLADGSVRAFDDAGEERWRVDGEGSAITLAPFADGVLVGERSTRGAIRFLVDGEECWRYEAVDDVGAPAKDTRFFLPMVVDAAVSDGTAYVAARRYECRDERYFESAVYALAPDGELRWRYDADASPVSVTPFDGGVAVAYNRCPSDHDDGLVVLDAEGAARWTWDPDRSATRRVGDVAAFGDGLVVASHADYRGYRLLDGEAVWRVDLGRPEPEGDEVYTYPNHVAAGESGVVFVTSNSFPRSGRETDERHPNEQSAFGYTAGGERRWRAPVGGFCHEIATDGDRVLAPVAQHFRDRNRAVHGVRLFDAADGLRHARDTEGVCTAAALGGDRTAVVEEPVRYHDGDGAALGAYALVIE from the coding sequence ATGGATGACGCCGTCCCCGCTCCCGAACGTCGGGTCGACCTCGGCGACCTCGACCCCTGTGGCTCCCGACAGGCGGGCCGGCGGTCGGGCCTCGCGCTGATCGACGGCGGTCCGGTCGTCGGCCTCGCCGACGGTTCCGTCCGGGCGTTCGACGACGCTGGCGAGGAACGCTGGCGCGTCGACGGCGAGGGCAGCGCGATCACACTCGCCCCGTTCGCGGATGGCGTCCTCGTCGGCGAGCGCTCCACACGCGGTGCGATTCGGTTCCTCGTCGATGGCGAGGAATGCTGGCGATACGAGGCGGTGGATGACGTTGGCGCGCCGGCGAAGGACACCCGATTTTTTCTGCCGATGGTCGTCGACGCGGCCGTTTCGGACGGAACCGCGTACGTCGCCGCCAGACGCTACGAGTGCCGCGACGAACGGTACTTCGAGAGCGCGGTGTACGCGCTCGCCCCCGACGGCGAACTGCGGTGGCGGTACGACGCCGACGCGTCGCCGGTCTCCGTCACCCCGTTCGACGGCGGCGTCGCCGTCGCGTACAACCGCTGTCCGAGCGATCACGACGACGGGCTCGTCGTCCTCGATGCGGAGGGCGCGGCGCGGTGGACGTGGGACCCCGACCGGTCGGCGACCCGGCGCGTCGGCGACGTGGCGGCGTTCGGTGACGGTCTCGTCGTCGCGAGCCACGCCGACTACCGCGGCTACCGACTCCTTGACGGCGAGGCGGTCTGGCGCGTCGACCTCGGGCGGCCAGAACCCGAGGGAGACGAGGTCTACACGTATCCGAACCACGTCGCAGCCGGCGAATCCGGGGTCGTCTTCGTGACCAGCAACTCCTTCCCGAGATCGGGCCGCGAGACCGACGAGCGCCACCCGAACGAGCAGTCCGCGTTCGGCTACACCGCCGGGGGCGAGCGACGCTGGCGCGCCCCCGTCGGCGGCTTCTGTCACGAGATCGCGACCGATGGCGATCGGGTGCTCGCGCCCGTCGCCCAGCACTTCCGGGATCGCAACCGAGCCGTCCACGGCGTTCGGCTGTTCGACGCGGCCGACGGGCTCCGCCACGCCCGCGATACCGAGGGCGTCTGTACGGCTGCCGCCCTCGGTGGCGATCGAACGGCCGTCGTCGAGGAGCCGGTCCGATACCACGACGGCGACGGGGCGGCGCTCGGCGCGTACGCGCTCGTCATCGAGTGA
- a CDS encoding precorrin-3B C(17)-methyltransferase — MSEDDRRESSKEASGDEGTASSQDRAERDSREIPPDDYGTLYVVGIGPGLPHAMTQRATDVIETADCVIASNLYQEFLRGDGTIPPEAAADGGSAAAASRPESWTDGTVATRPDGTEQEIVRSSMGRQVELTREAFDRVRAGQDVAHVSGGDPNVYGKSDLVFLMADEEAAEDVPIEIVPGVTAALGGAANLGAPLSNDFCTISLSDKWRGWAEIEEKLRAAAISGFVVVLYNCWRDHERAIDVIREHRSDDVPVAMFNDAGRGEAGRNLENETHTITTLGETDEHADEVGGMGTSILVGTADSHEWANDYGTYLVTPRGGREVEDF, encoded by the coding sequence ATGAGCGAGGACGACCGGAGGGAGTCCTCGAAGGAAGCGAGCGGTGACGAAGGAACCGCGAGCAGTCAGGATCGAGCGGAGCGGGATTCTCGTGAAATACCCCCCGACGACTACGGCACCCTCTACGTCGTCGGGATCGGCCCCGGCCTGCCGCACGCGATGACCCAGCGGGCGACGGACGTGATCGAGACCGCCGACTGCGTGATCGCCTCGAACCTCTATCAGGAGTTCCTCCGGGGGGACGGGACGATCCCTCCGGAGGCCGCCGCCGACGGCGGCAGCGCGGCGGCCGCCTCCCGCCCCGAGAGCTGGACCGACGGCACCGTCGCCACCAGACCCGACGGCACCGAACAGGAGATCGTCCGGTCCTCGATGGGCCGGCAGGTCGAGTTGACGCGGGAGGCGTTCGACCGCGTCCGGGCCGGGCAGGACGTTGCGCACGTCTCCGGCGGCGATCCGAACGTCTACGGCAAGAGCGACCTCGTCTTCTTGATGGCCGACGAGGAGGCCGCCGAGGACGTCCCGATCGAGATCGTCCCCGGCGTGACGGCGGCGCTGGGCGGGGCGGCCAACCTCGGCGCGCCGCTGTCGAACGACTTCTGTACGATCTCGCTGTCCGACAAGTGGCGCGGGTGGGCGGAGATCGAGGAGAAACTGCGGGCGGCGGCGATCTCGGGGTTCGTCGTCGTCCTGTACAACTGCTGGCGCGACCACGAGCGCGCGATCGACGTAATCCGCGAGCACCGCTCCGACGACGTGCCGGTCGCCATGTTCAACGACGCCGGCCGCGGCGAGGCCGGCCGCAATCTCGAAAACGAGACGCACACCATCACCACGCTCGGCGAGACGGACGAACACGCCGACGAAGTGGGGGGGATGGGTACGTCGATCCTCGTTGGCACCGCGGACAGCCACGAGTGGGCGAACGACTACGGAACGTACCTCGTGACGCCGCGCGGCGGCCGCGAGGTGGAGGACTTCTAA
- a CDS encoding (2Fe-2S) ferredoxin domain-containing protein produces MKRRTDQQTTRLAAHVFVCVNDRDAEYACCADAGGEETTAAVKRWLRERDAFWSPVGVSTTDCLGLCSEAGTAITIQPQNEWYAEVRPEDVPGLLAEAFGPDAERVR; encoded by the coding sequence GTGAAACGACGCACCGACCAGCAGACGACCCGACTCGCCGCCCACGTCTTCGTCTGCGTCAACGACCGCGACGCCGAGTACGCCTGCTGTGCGGACGCCGGCGGCGAGGAGACGACGGCGGCGGTGAAGAGGTGGCTCCGCGAGCGAGACGCCTTCTGGTCACCCGTCGGCGTCTCGACGACCGACTGCCTCGGGCTCTGTAGCGAGGCCGGTACCGCGATCACGATCCAGCCACAGAACGAGTGGTACGCCGAGGTTCGCCCCGAGGACGTGCCCGGGCTCCTGGCCGAGGCGTTCGGCCCCGACGCGGAACGGGTGCGCTAG
- a CDS encoding CbtA family protein — protein sequence MFARYLRRGVAAGVAAGIAYAAYMVFVGNPLSEYVHEAGSEAGHDHGHAHAHEAGGHAHEAGTVVSETTVAAVSAGSGLLWAILLGGVFAVALYFLEPAVPGPSAAKPYLLAAAGFLTVSGVPWLVLPPAAPGAEHAYGIDARLGIYVGLVALGAITVAAAAAAYERGRSHGVGAGLAAGALPFAVVVALSLAAPTVTTHPGLPTDLVSAYRALAVLSQAALWLLVAAAFDALGRRGTAPTTEPTGPSDDALVG from the coding sequence ATGTTCGCACGCTACCTCCGGCGGGGCGTCGCGGCCGGCGTCGCCGCTGGGATCGCCTACGCGGCGTACATGGTGTTCGTCGGGAACCCCCTCAGCGAGTACGTTCACGAGGCGGGATCCGAGGCCGGCCACGACCACGGTCACGCACACGCGCACGAAGCGGGTGGGCACGCTCACGAGGCCGGGACCGTCGTCTCGGAGACGACGGTCGCCGCCGTCAGCGCGGGCAGCGGCCTGCTGTGGGCGATACTCCTCGGCGGCGTCTTCGCCGTCGCGCTGTACTTCCTCGAACCGGCCGTTCCGGGGCCGAGCGCAGCGAAACCGTACCTGCTCGCCGCCGCCGGCTTCTTGACCGTCTCCGGCGTGCCGTGGCTCGTCCTGCCGCCGGCCGCGCCGGGGGCCGAGCACGCCTACGGGATCGACGCCCGACTCGGGATTTACGTCGGCCTCGTCGCGCTCGGTGCGATCACGGTCGCGGCCGCTGCCGCGGCGTACGAACGCGGTCGCTCCCACGGCGTCGGCGCGGGCCTCGCGGCCGGTGCGCTCCCGTTCGCGGTCGTCGTCGCCCTCTCGCTCGCGGCCCCGACGGTGACGACGCACCCGGGGCTGCCGACCGATCTCGTCTCGGCGTATCGGGCGCTCGCCGTCCTGAGCCAGGCGGCGCTGTGGCTGCTCGTCGCGGCGGCGTTCGACGCGCTCGGACGCCGGGGGACCGCGCCGACGACCGAACCGACAGGTCCAAGCGACGACGCGCTCGTTGGATGA